TTTCATTCTTGGGTTTCGCTTAGGAAGATCCCCCCTTAGTCCTCTTAATTTCAAGTTAAAATGATTGTCCTAAGTCTCTCGTTTCCCGTCAAAAAACGGATTTTCAGGAAGGTTTTGTCCTAAAAATATGTTCCTGAGCGGGTTTCAACGCGCGCAATCTCAAACAGAAAGCCTAAGGAAAAAAGGGAAGAACATGACAAGAATCGCTATCAACGGTTTTGGAAGGATCGGACGACTGGTATTTCGGGCCGGCATCAAAGATCCGAATCTCGAATTTGTAGCTATCAATGACCTCGTAACGCCGGATAACCTGGCCTATCTATTAAAATATGATTCTACCCACGGCCGCTACGACGGAACGGTAGAACACACCGACAAAGAAATCATTATAGACGGGAAGAAAGTTCTTTGTGTTTCCGAAAGAGATCCTGAAAAGCTCCCCTGGAAAGATCTTAAGGTCGATTACGTCGTGGAATCTACCGGTCTATTTACGGATAGATCCGGTGCGGAGAAGCACCTCAAGGCAGGAGCCAAAAAAGTCGTAATCTCAGCTCCTGCGAAAGATAAAGACATTCCTACTTTCGTAATGGGAGTCAATAACGAGAAATATAACGCGGCAAACGATCATGTAGTATCGAACGCTTCCTGCACGACTAACTGCCTGGCTCCGATCGTAAAAGTGGTTTTAGATAATTTCGGAATCGAAGAAGGCTTGATGACTACGATTCACGCGACAACATCCACTCAACCTACCGTTGACGGTCCTTCTAAGAAAGACTGGAGGGGCGGAAGAGGAGCGATGCAAAATATCATTCCTGCTTCCACCGGTGCGGCCAAAGCTGTCGGCCTTTGTATTCCTGAAGTGAACGGAAAACTTACCGGTATGTCTTTTCGTATTCCTGTTCCCGACGTCTCAGTTGTGGACCTGACGGTTCGAACCGTAAAGGAAACGAGCCTAAAAGAGATTTCGGCAAAATTGAAAGCCGCCTCTGAAGGCGCGATGAAAGGCATTTTAGGATACACCGATGAAATGGTCGTCTCCACCGACTTCTTAAGTTCGACCCTGTCTTCGATATTCGACCACGATGCAAGTATCGAATTGAATTCTCGATTCTTTAAACTGGTTTCTTGGTACGACAACGAGATGGGATATTCCAATCGCGTATTAGACTTAATTCGCTACATGGCGAAAAAAGGTTGATCGATGCAACAACTACCTAGACTCGAGCACGAAGATCTTAAAGGCAAGCGAGTCTTCCTCCGTGTTGATTTTAACGTTCCTATTGAGAACGGTAAAGTCACGGATTCGACCCGAATTGAAAAAACAATCCCAACCATCGAGCTCCTTGTAAAAAAAGGAGCCCGGATTATCATCGGAAGCCATCTCGGTCGCCCGAAAGGAAAACCCGATCCCCAATTTTCTATGGAGCCCGTTTTTGAAGTCTTCAAAGGATTAATTAACGTACCTGTTTCCTTCTCGAAAAACGTCGTAGGAGACCAAGTAGTCAAACTCTCCAAAGACTTGAAAGACGGTGAAATTTTAGTTCTGGAAAATTTACGTTTTCATAAAGAAGAGGAAGAGAACGATCCCGGGTTTTCGAAAAAGCTTGCGGCATTAGCCGACGTTTACGTGAACGATGCGTTCGGAGCGGCTCATAGGGCGCACGCCTCTACTGAAGGAATCGCTCATCTCCTTCCGTCATTTGCGGGCCTTCTGATGTATAAGGAAATCGCCGAGCTATCCAGCCTACTTTCCAGGCCCGCGAAACCTTTCGTAGCCATTATAGGCGGTTCCAAAGTCTCTTCAAAGATCAGTGTAATTAAAAACCTGATCGATAAAGTGGACCATATTTTGATCGGCGGAGGAATGGCTTATACCTTCCTCAAGTCTCGCGCGGTTCCCGTGGGAAATTCCTTAGTCGAAAAGGATTTCGAAGTCGAAGCCTTCCAGCTAATCGAACGAGCCGGAGTCGCCGGAGTCGATTTTCAACTTCCGGTCGACCATATCATCGGAGATAAATTCGATCCGAAAGCCAAAAGTAAAACCGTGGATAAGATGGGAATTTTGGACGGATGGATGGGAATGGACATCGGCCCGAAAACGATATCAAATTACGAAAAAGTGATAAAGAACGCTGCGACCATCGTGTGGAACGGACCGATGGGGGTTTTCGAGTTTGATAAATTTGCTGAAGGAACTATGGCAATCGCGAAAGCGGTCGCAAAATCGAAAGCAAAAACCGTCGTAGGCGGCGGCGATTCCATTGCGGCCATTAATAAGGCGAAAGTGGAAGACAAGATCACTCACGTTTCTACCGGTGGAGGAGCCTCTTTGGAATTCCTGGAAGGAAAAAAACTTCCCGGCGTACAGGCTCTTCTGAAAAAAGCGGAATAATCCCCGCGTAAGATTCTAATTTATAGTCGAGGAAAGACGATATGCGACCTAAAATAATTGCCGGTAACTGGAAAATGAATCTCTCCGAAAAAGAAGCGCTCTCATTAGCGGCCGGACTCAAGGAGAAGTTACCGTCGATTCAGAAGGACAAAAAAGCGATCGTCTTTCCCTCTTCGATTCACCTGGCGTCCATATCCAAAATTTTGGAGGGTTCCGGAATCGGTGTAGGCGCGCAAAACATCTACCCTTCTCCGCTCACTGCAATGACGGGAGAAACCAGTCCCGACCATCTGAAAGAGCTCGGTCTCAAATTCGCTTTGGTCGGCCATTCGGAACGTCGCCAATTTTTAGGAGAAACGAATTCGTTTTGTAACCAAAAAGTCTCATACCTAGCCTCTCATGACTTTACCGCCATTTACTGCGTGGGAGAAACCCTAGCGGAACGTGAAGCGGGTAAAACTTTCGAAATTTTGGGAACACAGATATGGGAAGGCTTGGCAAACATTCATAGCGATTTATTCCCCCGAATCTGGGTCGCCTATGAACCGGTTTGGGCGATCGGAACAGGGAAAGTAGCTACACCTGTTCAGGCCCAAGAAGCACATTCTTTCATTCGGAAAGAAATCGAAGGCCTCTTCCAAAATGGGACGGAAATTGCCGCCTCACTTCCAATTTTATATGGCGGATCGGTTAAACCGGATAACGTAAAAGAACTTTTATCCCAGCCGGATATCGATGGCGGGTTAGTAGGCGGAGCTAGCCAAAAGTTGGAAAGCTTCCTAGGTTTATTTTAAGCGCTAGGGTATTCGAATTCGATCGATTCCTCTGCAATCGACGGAACGTCCCTTCGGCTGAAACGATCCGGGTGGGTTTTTAATTGTCACCACGGGCGCTCGGCATAGCTTGGATCGTGGCGGCTTCTTTTAATCCGCAAACTGACCCAATCATATAGGATTTTCGCAATATGGGATTTATTACTGGAACTATTCTTGTCCTCTTCGTTTTCGTTAGCCTTTTTCTCATCCTGTTGGTAATGATCCAAACCGGAAAAGGTGGGATGGGCGGCGTTTTGGGCGGCGGGGCAAGCCAATCAGTATTCGGTTCTTCGACCGCAGATGTTTTGACAAAAGCAACTCGCGTTGCAGGTCTTCTTTTTTTGGCGCTCTCTTTGATTCTTTCTTTCCTTTTTGCTAAGACTAGTGGATACAATACGACTCCGGTTCCGGAAGTGGTACCTGCTCAGTCCGCTCCGGTTGATGGAACCCCAGAGAACCAAGGAGGCTCCAATGCCCAGCCAGCTCAGCCGACTCCAAATGCGGCAACCGCTCCCCAAGGACAAACAAAACCGTAATTTTTTCTCTGCAAAGCCGAGATCGGTCGAAAGAACCGTTCTTGGCTGCGTTTTCATAATTCTAATAACCGCATTCCCCGCTTTTTCCCAATCCCAAGACCCTCAGAAATCACAATCCTCTCAAACGGCGCAAATCCTGAATCAAAGGATTTTAAAAGCCTATGAAAGTCTAGGTGTTGCCCGAGAACTCTTAAAATTAGAAAGAATGGAAAGCCTCCCTCAAGGGACTGTCGTCACCTGGGTAGGAAATTTTCCCAATCGGAAGGGAGTAAAAATCACTAAATTCTCCGTAACCCAATCCCGGCAAATTCCTGGCGGAATCGATCGATCGGAAGAAAAATCCATTTTGCTGGAATTTAACGGATCCACACTATCAAAAGTCGAATCCGAAATAAAGACCGCGAATTACGCTACGGAAGATACGACTTCAGTACGCATGACCGATACTACTCCTCTGGATAACAACGTGGACGATCTATTGATTCATGCCGATCGAAACGGCCGAGAGGCGGAATACCCCCTCAATTATCTTCCGGACGAAGGCGTAAATCGCGAACGATCGGAATTTAAGAAGGAATTCTATCTA
The sequence above is a segment of the Leptospira fainei serovar Hurstbridge str. BUT 6 genome. Coding sequences within it:
- the lenA gene encoding endostatin-like outer membrane lipoprotein LenA, which encodes MRQPLPKDKQNRNFFSAKPRSVERTVLGCVFIILITAFPAFSQSQDPQKSQSSQTAQILNQRILKAYESLGVARELLKLERMESLPQGTVVTWVGNFPNRKGVKITKFSVTQSRQIPGGIDRSEEKSILLEFNGSTLSKVESEIKTANYATEDTTSVRMTDTTPLDNNVDDLLIHADRNGREAEYPLNYLPDEGVNRERSEFKKEFYLKLIEDFFIHVLRIQEMQNQQTAKNQKKLLQTFKESLEY
- the gap gene encoding type I glyceraldehyde-3-phosphate dehydrogenase; its protein translation is MTRIAINGFGRIGRLVFRAGIKDPNLEFVAINDLVTPDNLAYLLKYDSTHGRYDGTVEHTDKEIIIDGKKVLCVSERDPEKLPWKDLKVDYVVESTGLFTDRSGAEKHLKAGAKKVVISAPAKDKDIPTFVMGVNNEKYNAANDHVVSNASCTTNCLAPIVKVVLDNFGIEEGLMTTIHATTSTQPTVDGPSKKDWRGGRGAMQNIIPASTGAAKAVGLCIPEVNGKLTGMSFRIPVPDVSVVDLTVRTVKETSLKEISAKLKAASEGAMKGILGYTDEMVVSTDFLSSTLSSIFDHDASIELNSRFFKLVSWYDNEMGYSNRVLDLIRYMAKKG
- the tpiA gene encoding triose-phosphate isomerase translates to MRPKIIAGNWKMNLSEKEALSLAAGLKEKLPSIQKDKKAIVFPSSIHLASISKILEGSGIGVGAQNIYPSPLTAMTGETSPDHLKELGLKFALVGHSERRQFLGETNSFCNQKVSYLASHDFTAIYCVGETLAEREAGKTFEILGTQIWEGLANIHSDLFPRIWVAYEPVWAIGTGKVATPVQAQEAHSFIRKEIEGLFQNGTEIAASLPILYGGSVKPDNVKELLSQPDIDGGLVGGASQKLESFLGLF
- a CDS encoding phosphoglycerate kinase; translated protein: MQQLPRLEHEDLKGKRVFLRVDFNVPIENGKVTDSTRIEKTIPTIELLVKKGARIIIGSHLGRPKGKPDPQFSMEPVFEVFKGLINVPVSFSKNVVGDQVVKLSKDLKDGEILVLENLRFHKEEEENDPGFSKKLAALADVYVNDAFGAAHRAHASTEGIAHLLPSFAGLLMYKEIAELSSLLSRPAKPFVAIIGGSKVSSKISVIKNLIDKVDHILIGGGMAYTFLKSRAVPVGNSLVEKDFEVEAFQLIERAGVAGVDFQLPVDHIIGDKFDPKAKSKTVDKMGILDGWMGMDIGPKTISNYEKVIKNAATIVWNGPMGVFEFDKFAEGTMAIAKAVAKSKAKTVVGGGDSIAAINKAKVEDKITHVSTGGGASLEFLEGKKLPGVQALLKKAE
- the secG gene encoding preprotein translocase subunit SecG; this translates as MGFITGTILVLFVFVSLFLILLVMIQTGKGGMGGVLGGGASQSVFGSSTADVLTKATRVAGLLFLALSLILSFLFAKTSGYNTTPVPEVVPAQSAPVDGTPENQGGSNAQPAQPTPNAATAPQGQTKP